TAATCCCAAGAGCACACAGAGCTTGCTGTTCAGCCTGACTTTTATTGCCTGTGGTGTTAAGGGCTAGATGCTGTAGCATCTGATTTTATTATGCAGTTCTCTGATACTAAGCTGAATACATTAATATTCTGTTGAATATTTAATTGGCTCAGTGATAGGAGATACCCTGAATGCTTTAACAAAGTAATTAAGTTGCATTTTCCATTGTGCACGTTGTGTACCGTTGTGGTGTTAATTAGATTGGTATTATGCTGTCAAATATGATTTTAGTTACAGAATATGCAAATAGTTGTTCTTCGTAATGCATCATGCTTAGTGATAGAGTTCTAAAACTCAATctaattgaaatattttgttctgtactTATAGGGACCTGATCTTCATCTGGAGTAAACTGCAGCTTAAATCTAACCCATCAAAACAAGTATTTGTTGACCAATGCTACCAGCTTTTACGAATTGCTACAAATATCAGAGTAATTTTCCCTTTCATGAAGGTCATTAAGGATGAAGTAagttttgttcgtttgttttacCCCACCCCCCATTCTTTCTGTAACTAGTTAAAGTAAAGAGAAGTGATGTTTATATTGTGTAATGGCCACTTTCTGTGGAAAGTTAAGAGGGGGTAGGGAAGGACGCAATATTATCTTAAAAATTTTGTCAAGTTCCAGAACATGCTTCAATTTTGTGATTGCCCTTGAACTGTtatgtttttaagattttttttttttgactgaattctgagtttttctttctgtctgcagTAAGTTTGAGGAATGTCATGCTCTATAAATAAATGGGgaattaataataaatacatgGAGTAAATGTGAAAGATGCATcagttgggttttctttttcagccTGGCTCCTTAAGGAAATAGGATTTGTGTAATGCCATTGTATCTGCCTTTCACCCTTGTTAAGTTCTGAATCCTTTCACCAGTTCTAATCGAATCTGAAGAAGTGCTTAATGTAACATAAAGGAAAAGCTAGACTAAGATAGAAGAAGACataattttgcttcagaaaagtGCTCTGTGTTTCGTGCTTCAGATATTAGTCTTATACTGTCCTATACAAACATTTGCAAAAGATCTAATGTGCAACGCTTTGCACACAGGAGTGTGAGTTGTTTCCAAACAGATCTTGTTTTTTATCATTAACCTGACTGAACAGAGCTCCTTCATACTCTATGCCCTAAatgaattataaattattttgtcATGGGTGCTGCTGTACAGTTCTAAATGCAATGATTTGCTGTTGTTCAAGATTTTAATCTCGGTATGTATTCTAAAATACTTGTGGTGACATGAGTAACTTCTATTTGTATTTGCATCTGAATGATCGTATTTTTTAATAACCCACTACATATGGAGCGTTGTATGTATTTGTTAACACACATTTAAATATATGTTGGTATTAATTATTTCTAAACTTTCTGATGTTCTTCCTACTTTAATCTGCTACTGTTGGGCAGTATGTTTCTGATCATCCTTCCAAATTACATATTCATGGCAGGGCCCCCAACCTAGTGTGGAATAGGAATTCTGCTCATTGGAGGGATAGTTTGTCAATTCTGAAAAGTCAGGCCTTTTAGAATGGGTCAACCCTTTGGTCATGGGTTGTTATGGTTTCCCTGGTGGTCATTGTTCAAATTTGAGGGCAATATTTTATAGCTTGTATTTTTATGCAACTCAAGTTAAGTGAGTTAGAACAGGGACAAAATATAGAGTAACTGTCCAATTATAGTGTGAAACAGCCTAGGTAATGAAGATGCAGACAGAAGATACTGCTAGATCAGGTATGATTTGCTGCAGTCTTGTTTTATATCCCCAAATAATTAATGGTCTTTAACTATAGAACTGCACGTGGCAAAAGTATCTGAAGCTTTGTTGACAGTAGCTGTATAGCTTTCAGTGCAAACCAGATGttatttttgagcatttttgTATCTGTATTTTATAGTCTTGTTTGAGCATTACTTTAAAATGTACATGCCTTTAGGTGAAGTTTACTAGCAGGATGCTTTGTGAACTCCTAACTATTTTGCAAGTAGATGAATATAAATACAAGGGATGCTGGTGTTTGGGCATTGTTTatactagttctttttttttttctgcgggtctgattttcttattttactttcaaGCTGTAGACTTCTGTAAGCCCATAAGGAAAATACCATTATTCGTGCTCTATAATTATGTACATtgtaatttcctttctgcaggtTGGTGAAGATGGTCTTCAGATATGTGTTGAGATATGTGGATGTGCCCTACAGTTGGACCTCCGTGAAGATCCCAACATGAAAAGTCTTATTTATAAAGCAATTGCTCATTTTCTGCCAAATGACTTGGAGATCCTCAGAATTTGTGCTCTTTCAATCTTTTTTCTTGAGCGCACCTTGGAATCTTACTACACTGTTGAACATTTATATAAATGTGCAGATGAAGAATACAATGAGTGCACTAGTTCTGTTCAAAACCGTGTACGTTTTGAATTGCTTCCAATTTtgaaaaaaggtttgttttttgATCCTGAGTTTTGGAATTTCTTAATGATCAAGCAGAATTGTTTAGCATTGTTGGGGGATAAAGCCTTCGTTGGCTTAAGTGAAAGTACACTGGAAAACTCTACTGCAAATACAGAGAAGATAACAGAGTATAGGGCTCTGAGTGAGGAACGTGCCTGTTTAACTGATGTAAGCAATGGGGAGCTTGACCCTGAAGACCTCTCTGAAGCCCAGTCCAAAGGTAATGCCAAAAAGAACCATGAAGCTCTTGAGGCATCGAAAATGTTAGATCAAACTGTACCAAGGCACCGCTGTGTGATATGCAACAAGGAATTTCTTGGTGGTCACATTGTGAGACATGCACAAGCTCACCAAAAAAAGGGCAGTTTTTCCTGTGTACTTTGCACCAGAAAGTTCAGGCAAAGAGGACTTATGCTGAAGCACTTAAAGAACCATGTCAGGAAGATAGAAAGGCAACATCTTGCTGCAGTTCTTGAGGCTGGTCAGCAAGCTTCTGCTCCTAATGAACTAGAATGTTCTGATGTTTCTCTGTCTCTTGAAAACGGGAATTCTGATGGTTCCAAAGATAATGAACCAGAGACTGCAATAGCTCCAAGTGCTGACCAAGTGGTCCAAGTGGAGGAGGAGAATGCAGAACAGATATTTGATGCAGTGGAAAACCATCTAAGTGACCAGGATGATGCTACTGAAAATAGTAGTGACAGCTATTTTAATAATGTTCCTGATGCTTTAAGTACAGAAAGTTTGCCCGAAGATGATGAGAGCTCCAGTAAAGAGTCACCTATTCTGCATAAAGTGAATGGAGCTTTTTGTCCTCAAAAAGACATTGATGCTATGGATGAGGAAGGAAGCTTTAAGTGCCCTGCTAATGGTTGTGCTAGAGTGTTTAAAAAGATAAGATTCCTCAATAAACACGCAAGAAAAGCTCATCCAACTGATTTGAAGGTGCAGCAACATATAATGAAATGGAATAAAGGAAAATGCCGGTTCTGCCAGAGAAAATTTGCTGATTCTCAACATTTTATAGACCACCTCAAGAGACATGTGTATCCAAATGTTTACTTTTGTTTACACTTTAATTGTAATCAGAGATTTAAGCTGTCAACTGAGCTtgcagaacatacaaaaagtcaTAGTGTTTTTAAAGCTCAATGCAATTTTGCAGAGTGCTGTGAGCTATTTGAGGAGCTCCCTTTGCTGTATGAACATGAGGCTcagcattatttaaataaaacaccaGAATGTTCAGAAGATGCCAGTGAAAGAGATTCTTCAGATGATCCTTCAGAACTTTGTAGTTACCAAGATGATGATGAAGctattaatgaaaaagaaactgaaactgaaaaagaTTTACCAATTCCAACTTGGAAGTCAAGGAAGGATTCTACAGAACCAAAGACATATATTCAAAGTGTTGAGAAGAAAGCAAATAATGTAATTCACAATGGAAATGAAAGTTCATCTGAGGGTAGCGCTACAGTTTTAAGTTCGATAGACCAAAAGACACCTGTGTTACAGCCAAATTCTGAAAACTGTAATGTTGTTAGCGACCAACTAGTCAATGGGCACAGTGACCTAGATCAGACATCATCGAAGTCATCAGAAATACCTTTGGACAGAGTGGCAGATGAAACAAGGACAGAAAATGGGTCAGTGTTACCAGTTTTACAGAATTGTCATGATATACCACAAAGTAATGCTGCTGCCTCACAATTACCTTCTAAACCAAATCAGACAACAGAGAATACTTCATATGGTGTCATCTTAACAAAACCGTATGTTAGACCGTTGCCTCCAAGTTATCTTGATGAACGATACATTAGCATGCCAAAACGTAGAAAAATTTTGACTGATAAAGTAGATGCTCATTCTGAACAAGATAATTTTTGTAGCAAATCAACAGAAAGATTTAGATGTGGCAACTGCTTGACCATCTACTGTAATTCAGAAGCACTTGAGGCTCACCTTGCACAAAAGAAGTGTCAGACGCTCTTTGGATTCGACTCAGATGATGAAAGTAAGTCTTACAGTCCTTCTGGGTTGGTTTGTTCGGAGGTAAATATCAACCAGAAAATGGTCTTTGAACACACGCAACCTGATAGAATAGATAAGACAGACACGGCTTCCAAGCAATTGTATTACGCTAGAACTTAGACAATTAAATCACAATACTGTGCTAAATTGGAAGTTGAAATTGGACATGCTGTTTAGAATAAGAAAGAGGTGGTGAGAATTGGTAGGCAACTCTAATGGAAAAGACTTCTCATAACACAGAAGGGGATAATTCAATCTGTCTTTCCTTGCATGTTTGAAACTAAACATGTTGAAAAACATAAGCGGTGCTAGATTAAAGAATGATTCACATTGGTTAGTCTTCATTTTGATCtcaatgcattttcttttacaggTGCCTGATTCAATGTTGTGGGAAAATGTATCAAACGAGGAGTGGTGTAAGAAAACACTACATGAAGAAGCATCAGTTCGTTTCCCAGTTGGCCTTAAACATAAAGCAGTCTCAAATTACTAAAGAAAAACATGACCTTGATAAAGACAAAGCACATTTTCTAGACAAAACTCACAGAGGAATAATAGAGCTCTGCAGGTCTTGAGTCCAGAAAGGTTGctacaaaaaccccaaagtacCAGTTATCCGAAAAGCCACATTCATTCCAAATGTGTGATTGAAGCTTAGCGGCACAGTCTTTCTAGCATGAAGGTTTAAGGCAAGTAAGGCATACAGTTGAGAAAACAGAGGTGTTAATTGCCTTATGGAAATAAAACAGCCAATTCTGAAAGTTGCTTTAGTTGGAAAATGCGTAGTTAAAGGATATCCATCCACACAGCTGGGAAAGAACCATTCAAGAAGGTGTTACATTATTATAATACGGATAAGAAATGCATAGAGGAACCATGCATTCTTTTTTCAAAGTTTGAGTATGTGATTCCATTATCTGCTAAAAAGTATGGAGCTCATTTAATAAACTTACACTCAGAATCCAAAAAGAGGAATGTAGAAAGAAATCTAAGATGGATGGAATGCTCAAATAGCCAAAAACTTGAAGTACAGAGCATGCAAGGAAAAGTGAGTTGATGTGATATTAATTGTGAAAGTTATGCACAGTGGAAATCAGATGCATGCAAGAGAAGCCCTTTTCAAGGCTATGGTGTAAACGTGTATGTTAAGAGTGTCCTGTAAAACATCTGTTGCAGGTGCAGGAAGACTAATACAAGCAGTACATGCACAGATTGTGTGGATATTAACAGAAGCAGATTGAAACAAATACAGAATGTGAACGGGGTTAAGCTTGCATTACAGGGCAGAGTTAAACTAATTTTATGCAAATACAGAGGTCCTTCAGCTGTTGGTATGACTGAAAAGAACTTGAGATggcttcctgttttaaaaaaaaaaaaaagtcaaaaaaaaaaaaaaaaggcagacaaaaccagaacacatgtcaagttggaaaaaaaaagatcaggaagAGCCTGTTTCACATATGTAATATTGCTTAATGGCGGTAGGTCGCAACTCAGTACTGTAACTACTTATTTACTGTCtagaggaagggagaaaatatgTGTCGACTCAACCTTAAGACACATTACAACCCTATCTAGTAGCATCTCTTGAAAAGTTAGCCTTTCCCAGAAGTTAGTGCAGGAGTTAGACTTAAATGTTAAGCACTTTATCCAAAATTCACTGTTCATAGAAACAATCAGAATGTGAAGACAGGAAATTTGAGCCATTCAGCTCCATGTGTAACATTGAAATACAGGACGTTCGGAAACCAAAAAGATACTGTTGTAGTTTTTGGTCTTCCCACCCCAAACAGAGGTATGGTGAGCATGCACATTGTCTAATTACTGTGCTAATTTATCCTCTAATTTATCTTATACTGTCTTGccacttaaaaatgttttatttgggaTCCTGTTCTATGTGGGTAGCTGAAAATTTTAATGTGATTGTAGGCACGGAAGGTATAGTGGTGAAAACTGGTGTGTACAGATGGAGTTATCACAGAAATGTAGGACAGCAAAGACCAACTGTTGCTGCTCAAGTAGTTTGCTTACTGAATAGTTCATCACAATGCGTGTATGGCATAATAAGATGATGAACTTGCTTAAATCAACAGATATGTAAAAACTAACGAGTAAAAAATCAAGAGGTACATAAAAGATCTGTTCATTGTAGCAATGGTTCACACTTGCAAACCTAAGGGTTTCACTGTAAAATAGGCTGTTAAGTAGTTCTGGAACTTAAACTTAATAGTTCAGTAATGCCTCTGCTAATAATCCTCTGTGAAATTAAAACAGATATTTGCATTaattctgcttccttttcctctcctgggAGGTAAAAAGAACACAAATTCAAAATCGCACTCTTCTGAATTCTAGAAAATTTTTGCCTTAACTTTTGAGTTGGACTAACATAAAAGGTTATAAAATTATGATCACAGGTATGTGTGCATTACATTAATACTGATGAGTGGCCCACTTTCAGAGATTTGTATGACATTTGAGGCaccaaagaattttttttgcagttgcaaaaaaactgatttaaatgcatcattcattatatatacatatatacacacactatatatatatatttacgtatttaaatacattaaaagtttttaaacataaaattaacGGGAACCTTATCAGCCAAATGCACTTTCACATTTTTTGCTTTCAAGTTACCAACTGATTTTTAAGGACCCAGTTATCATCTTAAATGTTCCCAGGCTCCCCTTTCTTTGCTTAACATTGTTAATCTAGTTAAATTTGCTTAAatatatttggggaaaaaaggttaattttaaactattacagttttaaaaatctgaaaactcAGTCAATAGATATGacaaaaatgtttgtgtaaaGTCTTTTAAATGTACCTTTAATCTTTGgtgcttttttgccttttcctggAGCTCCATGTGTTTGaagatgctttaaaaacatgattGAGACTTGTATTTTCTTTGGTTGAAGTGTGTAGATAAATGCATCTATGTACATGCATAAACTGTGACCATAATTTTTTGTACCTGCATTAAACTCCTTTTTGTTCAAAGATGCTTTTCTTGGACACCACCATTTGTTTATACCATGTGTTCAGTATGTACACTTTGGAGAACTGGAAGACTGAATTCATCCATAGGTGAACATTAGCATCACCTAACACCTATGAGAAATATGCTAAATTGACTTAAAGTAGCAAGTGGGTGgtaacattttttcaaaagacaTTGCATTCTCTTTAAACTACTCTCTGTAACCTGTCAGGTAGTTGCAGTATTAAGCAACTTTAATTAGGAGCAAAAAAGATACTTGTAACGTGTGGGGGATAATTCTACATACTTTTTAAGGATTCTTCAGTATGTTGGGTATTACCCTATACTAAGCCTGCAACTTCTAGGGCTGAAAAAGGTTCCAAATCTAGAATTGAAaggttttttccccaggcattAAGCATTGTATGATATAATTGGAAATACTTCTTCAAGATGTATCACTTTGATTCAATAAATACTGAAGTACATGTGTAATGTAAGCATGCAAATATCTTAAAGCTGCCTGAAGTTATACATGAGCTTAGGAGCTTTGTTGGATCAAAGTTTGTGCACTTCATTGCTGGTAATCATATTCTAATAACGTTCCTGCAGGTGGCTACAACTTGGATTTAGACTTTCCTTTTAAGACTGTCTACTCTAACCTGTTCACTGTAAAGGTCATGTAAGTTCTAATTCTCAAAGAGTTGCCGCTTGGTAGGCACctttcacaaaaaaagaaatactgcaagTAGGTTGAAAGTGGTCATATCTGTGGGGAAAGGTCACTGGTACTTTGGTTATTTAGCCATATTCATTAAAACTATATAAATTGTATAGTTTGGATAATTTATAACACTAAACTTTGTGATTTTAATATCACATTGAAGGTTCAGCTGTACTCATTTCTTTTATTGTTTAACACCAGTGGTATGGACAAAAGACTCAAAGGGGGTGGTAGTGTTactattttcttaatttatttggtACTGTATAACACCTTTCTGATTAAATGCAGTGTATGCATTTTGGGACTCTGTTAATTTGTAAAAGCTGTTACAGGTTCAGCAAGAAAGGAAATTTGTGCTTCCTTGttgaatgttaaattattttactttgcattttataTAAGAGTACAAATTAAAACTGAGCCATCAAACTGCAATAAATCAACAgtagtgtttcattttaaaaacttttttgtacTGTACATAGATTTGTTCAATAAAACATTGTCTTTGTTGTTGATAGAAATTGATCTTGTCTTTTGGAGAATCACTTTGAAAATACTGCTGCAATGTTTATAGTTACTGTGTTATGTTTGGTATATGATTGTTGCACAGCACCTGTGTAAAGCTGCCAGGTCTTGATGTTCCAGGTGTGTGGATATTTGGATTTGAAGAGACTAAATCTATTCAAGTATATCCAAGAATACCCAGGATTACCaaggaaattaaaacagaactcttgtgtctctctctctcttcctcacccttctcctccctccccccccccccccttttttttcctccttctagcTAGTTAACTACCTGCTCTGGTAAATTTGGGACCTCTTAGTTAAATAAGTCTTCAAAAAGCCATAGTATTATTACACATTCTTTACAAATGGATAACTGCTGAAGAGAGAAGTATGTCTGTGTGTGAGGGAGAGGAATAGCTTTTTTGGTCATCAGTCTGAGACGTGTGAAGAACACACCTACTGCAGAAAAAGCTTCCATCAGCATTTGAACCTTAGACACCCAGCAGTCCACTCCTCAGGTTTGACTGACTTTAACCATCCTCAAAACACTGGCAAATTTAAGGTCACTTATTTAAATAGTCAGCCATGTGCACTGGGAACCAGACTTTGTAATTAGTGCATATACCTATGTAATTTACAAGCATAATGTATTGTTCAGATGATACACCCCCAACACAGGGAATCAATCAGAACACAAGGTGAAATGGGAATCTGCTCAGCGATCAGCCCGGATCTCCGGGCAGGACAGGCTTGTGAAGTTTCTGACCTGGTAATGGGGGCCTCATGCAGTGGTTTTTAATATGCATATGGAGAACGGCATaaggctggcagggcagaggtggAGGTAGTAGGGGTTGGGAGGAATAAAGCTTGCAAAGGGAAGTTGTATGCGGTGTTTAAAGAAATCAGCAGGCCTGTGTTCATTTTAATGGCTTGTATAGTGTTTGCCCCTGGGGGGCAATGCCTTCAAAATGCGGGGGAGGATAACCATGCTGAAGCTATTGTGTAGGGCTTGAACGCCAAACTTCGGGCCACAAACAGGTCTGGATGCAGCAGTTTTAAGATACCTCTGCTTCTAGCTGTTTGTCTTTCTCCATCAGAAAATTGTTCAAGTTCTCCAGCGGCCCTGCATTGTAAGTACCGAATGCTGGCCTAAACCTCTCAGGAAGATTGGCTGGCACTAATACATAGAGCTGAGCCTCCGTTTTTGCCGTTTATGAgcttatgtttttttctgatgctgcTACTAATAGAGATAGTAACCTCTGGTGTGATACGCTTGTTTCCATTGCTTTGTTAGTCCCCTTGATTGAATGCTGTAGTCCAGAGATAAAGACAGtataattgcttttttcttttgcttcgaAAAGTTCAATACCATCATCTGAAAATGCTGGATTATTTACATGTATTATTCAGAGTTCTGTAAATTCTTAATGTTCTTTGACCACAGATTTTGACTGTCCTCTGAAAAATTTTGAATGGTGCCTTTTTTTGTGCAACTTTTGACCTCAAACTTGCCTTTATTTTCTACTTTGTATAATTTTGACAAGGTCTTTGCCTGAGAAAGTTACTAAGTTTGGGCTTGAGGGTAAGGGTTCTCACATCTCTGGTACTATGGCATATGCATGTTGCAGGCAAAATATTTATCGAAATGGCAATGTATACATAAGCCATTTGATAATTCATTGCAAAATATATTAACATACCAAATGTAAACTTTTATGCCCTGGATATTGTTTTAATTCCTTTGACATGCTTACATTTCAGGCAGAAGTAATAATTTCTCAGTAGAACTGTACTCTAAGTTGGTAGCCTAATGCAGTGCTGTAAGTTTTCTCATCGGTGGCCCACCTCACAACAGGTTAGTGTGGCTGGTAAGCAGGGCAGGAAAAGTTTGGTGTCCAGTGTTAAACAGCTGGGTTGTGAGGAGTACGTATTGAGTGTTGAGCCCAAGGGGAGGCTGGGGTGCCTGGATGAATGAAGCACCTAACAACTAAAAGTGTCTGGACAGACCAAAAAGGTGCTCAAAGGTGCTTGAAATGGTCCATGTAAGTTTAAGACAAATGCCAACTTTGAGGTTGTTCGGTATACAGATGACTTTAAGTATTTGAATTTTGTATGTTGAAAGTTGGAAAGGTCATATtgggaacaatttttttctggtttttagaattatgtaggaaaaaaaatgtaacaatatCCATGTCAGGTGGGAGGTATAAAATATCTATTCAAGGTTATGAAATGAAACTGAATGGGAGGTAGAGTTAAACTGAATATGCTTCATACGGTAACTAGCTACTGTTGTCCATTTTCATAATATATTCTTTCAGGCCGTACATGTCATCTTCGTCTATCAGCATAATCGACACTATATAAGCTAACTCGTTGGAAATTTTAGTGTAGGATAGCAGTGGTAAAATGAGTTAATGCAATGGCCAGCGTCATTTAAGTATGTATGTAAATATCCTTAAGTTATTATAGTTTGACTGTGCCCACCTATAAAACAGCTACTTCTACAGATGACTGTAAAACTTATATCTGTGTTTGCTTGTGGTGTAGTCAgtaatttctcatttattttgcttagctttcaaaggaaggggaaaaaagtctgtaacTGGTATTTCAGTTAAGTTCAGTTCCTGCCAATCCAAATAACCTCAGATACATTTTGTGCTGTCTTGCTGGTGTCAAAGCAGTGCCTATGTGACTTAGAGCAGTACCTAGCACTGCCTGAAGCTATATTCCTATGTATCTGTATTATTAAATCCAGTACTTTCTGCCTCAGTGCCTGACTTCTGCACTGTGCTATAGAAATAAGAGGACAGTTGACTTTTTAGGGATataatttgcaataaataaaattctgaatAGGGTGGGGGGGACAGGACGGGTAGAGAGGATCACTTGTAGTGACTCCTTGAATTACAACTGCAGTTTAATGTTACAAGAGTTCTATTCACCTTCTGTTTATATAGGCtaataattttcctgtttcttccccttTAGGAATGCCAGCTTACATTCCTTGTCAGTGATCAAAGTCAATTTTGAAAGTTTGAGTAAAAACTCTATAGGGAATTCTGAGTTATGGGaaagacaaaaaattaaaacctatTTCTGagattttcccctctccccccaccaccTCCAAAGGGGAAGCACTTACAAGGTATCGGTATAATCCTATAAAAGTGCTGGcctttgtttaaaataagaaaagaaaaaaaaaggaggaaaaaaaagacatcagttCTGAACATTAAAGAGGCTCTCCAATCTCTGTGATGACAATGTACTTTTCTTCTCTCAGGATTAATGGGAATGTGACCATTCTAAGGcaacctgccaaaaaaaaaaaaaaaattcactgaaaacagcaaacatctcaaaataatctaatttttaaaatggcatcttGATTTATCTTTTCCTGAATTCTAGAATATTCAGTTAAATATTATTCCCCTGAAGTCTGCAAATCTAAGTAGGTTTATTGAAAcataagcaaaatgaagaaaaggtcATTTATATTTCTCTAAGGAATTTTCTAATTTTATGCTTGCAggattaattttaagaaattcaAGATTTCAGCAGCAAAATTACCTTGGTGGCATGTAGGTTGTCCCATTTCTGATGAaccaattttgctttttaaactctgATATGGATATGCAGAATTCTGCACCACATCTCTCTTACATGAAGAGCATGCAAGTAACTGGTCTTACAGCTGTATGGCAAGGCCACGTATATTATAAATGAGGCTGATCTTGTCAATAGAAGCTGTTACATGCTGCTGTAACTGCGTAAAGAATATTAAATCAATGTACACGTGAGGGGAAATTTGGCACAACAGACAGTAAGCATTATTGTGTTGAATCTTTCCAGATGCTATAGGACTGAATTTTTATGTGAAAGTTAGACTTAAAATTCATGAGCAAAATTGGTTCAGctgtttctggtttattttgcATTCATTGGTGTAGCTCAAGAGAATACCTATTAGTCTAGCTCAATGTGTGTTGGTTTTCCTTCTGATGAACCTGGGAAATCTGCATGGACAGCTTTTTAGACCTCAAAGATGAAACAATCATCTAAAACAAATGTATGTGTAACATGGCGGGTAGGGATGTGTTCTATGTTCATGCCTTAGGTTTACAAGATCTTGAGGGCAGGCATTCGTTACCACAGATCTGAACAGAGCCTACCATAAAGAAGTGTTCAGTTTTGTCACCTCTTGGCGCAAAAGCATCACCAGTAACTTTAACTCCTGTCTTCAAGCAACGGTCTGTGTATCCTTACAGAATCTAGGTCTCGCTGTTTTTGAAACCATGGGCAACCTTAGTACCAAAAGGTGGCCTCCTTATGCTACCCATATTAAAGCACGGGTTTGATGAGAGTGCCCGCTTTTTCTGCCACAGTGAGGTCAAGGACCCGTTACCCCTGTATTTTTCTCAGCACCAGCCCTCATGTAGCTTATGGTCCTTAGCTCAACTGAAGCTTCTGctgtcatctttttccttttttgttcatctctcttcctttttcttttctctccctaaCCCATAAAGTGACCATCACTGGTTATTCTGCCCTTGACTGAGAAAATACTGCCAAGTGGAGGAGCAGCACAAGGTTCAAGCCTCGCATGTAGTAGAAAAGCAGCTCTGGCTTACAGAACTTTGTTTCCTTAGGCAGGTGCTGTGCTGTTGGATTTCCCACTTTTGTGGACAGCTGTAACTTGCTTGGCATTAGTTCCCAAGGTGTCCAACAGCTTCCTCAGCCACCAGTGGAAGACTTACTTGATGCCACAGCGGCTGTACCTCAGGTATCCAAAGATGGTCAGTCCAGCTGAAGTGACCTACCACAGCTTGAGGCCTATCGATAGACTTCCCAAGGCTGTTTCCACGGAGAA
This genomic interval from Calonectris borealis chromosome 1, bCalBor7.hap1.2, whole genome shotgun sequence contains the following:
- the ZNF654 gene encoding zinc finger protein 654 isoform X2, whose translation is MVVEDYAGRWQVPLPQLQVLQTALCCFTSACVSFPAECEHVQYVLSSLALSFFELLLFFGKDEFYEDPLKDILGSIQECQNLLNRYRNMNLELVTRIIRDGGPWEDPVLQAILKAKPVSQELVNKYLSSENPLFFELRARYLIACERIPEAMALIKSCINHPDISKDLYFHQALFTCLYMSPLEDQLFQEHLLRTDCKSGIEIICNTEKEGKTTLALQLCESFLVPQLQNGDMYCIWDLIFIWSKLQLKSNPSKQVFVDQCYQLLRIATNIRVIFPFMKVIKDEVGEDGLQICVEICGCALQLDLREDPNMKSLIYKAIAHFLPNDLEILRICALSIFFLERTLESYYTVEHLYKCADEEYNECTSSVQNRVRFELLPILKKGLFFDPEFWNFLMIKQNCLALLGDKAFVGLSESTLENSTANTEKITEYRALSEERACLTDVSNGELDPEDLSEAQSKGNAKKNHEALEASKMLDQTVPRHRCVICNKEFLGGHIVRHAQAHQKKGSFSCVLCTRKFRQRGLMLKHLKNHVRKIERQHLAAVLEAGQQASAPNELECSDVSLSLENGNSDGSKDNEPETAIAPSADQVVQVEEENAEQIFDAVENHLSDQDDATENSSDSYFNNVPDALSTESLPEDDESSSKESPILHKVNGAFCPQKDIDAMDEEGSFKCPANGCARVFKKIRFLNKHARKAHPTDLKVQQHIMKWNKGKCRFCQRKFADSQHFIDHLKRHVYPNVYFCLHFNCNQRFKLSTELAEHTKSHSVFKAQCNFAECCELFEELPLLYEHEAQHYLNKTPECSEDASERDSSDDPSELCSYQDDDEAINEKETETEKDLPIPTWKSRKDSTEPKTYIQSVEKKANNVIHNGNESSSEGSATVLSSIDQKTPVLQPNSENCNVVSDQLVNGHSDLDQTSSKSSEIPLDRVADETRTENGSVLPVLQNCHDIPQSNAAASQLPSKPNQTTENTSYGVILTKPYVRPLPPSYLDERYISMPKRRKILTDKVDAHSEQDNFCSKSTERFRCGNCLTIYCNSEALEAHLAQKKCQTLFGFDSDDESA